AGCAGGCGACCGGCGCCGGTTTGCCGGCGCACGCCGTCATTGGCTTTAGCGTCGATACGCCCAAACGCGCAGCAACGGCGGCCGCACAAGGGATCACCTCGACGATTCTCTACGGCGGATCTCCCGCGCCCGGCAGCGACTTGGAGCGCGCGCTTTCAGCACATAACATCTCGGTCGTCGACGCCGCCATTTCCGGAATTCTCTTTTATTGGGAATGTCATCGCACGCACACGATCAAACCGCCGCCCAAGAGTTACGGCTATAACCCGTACTGTCGCACCGACGAAGATCCTAAGATCGATTCGCCGAGCGTTGTTTTGCGCGACGTCGCGGCCATACTCAAGCGCGATGCGACGCGCCCATACGTCGTGGCGCATTGGGTTCTCGACGATTGGGCGTGGTGGGACAACGGCAGCGGTCGCGAGCTGTTACAGCGCGTCCACGCGGAAATCACGAAAGAAACGCCCGGACGACCGGCGATCTGCGGATTCGGCGCGGCCGTTCTGCGACCGGGAAAAGTCGGTTGGGATCCCGGCACTGGGGCGAACTATTCCAACGGCGGTTGCGATATCGTCGGCTGGTACAACTACTCGCCATTCGGACGTACGCATCCGAGCAACGGTAAGCAACTCGACTGGTCGATGAAGGATCTCTTGCCGGCGATGGCGCGTACGCTTGAAAAGCGCGGCTGGAACATAGCGGCCACTCCCCTGTACGGCATCGGTCAAGCCTGGGGCGGCTCGTACGAAGGCAAATATTACCAGCCGGGATTGACGCGCGGCGAGATGCTCGAACAGGCCAAAGCGTTTTGCGATTTCGGAGCGGCCTATATCGGTTGGTACGCGTGGGACGACAGCGGTTATGAGGGGCGCACCGAGACGCCGAATAACTCGGCGACGATTACCGCCGGAATCGCGGCGGGCCTGAAAGCCTGTCGGTCGGCGTGGAGGACGTAGACGACCTTGCACTGACCGGGGCGATCGTCTACCAAAGCCCCGAGGAAAAACTCGACGACGGGGTCGTTCTCGTACGTCGCGGTCGAATCGCGAACGTCGGCCATCGCGGCGCCGTGGAAATCCCAGCGGGTACGCGCGCGATCGATTGCAACGGATGCGCGATCACCCCGGGCTTTTGGAACAGCCACGTTCACTTTCACGAGCGCAAATGGGCCGATGCCGAATCAATTCCGGCGTCCGAACTGGAACGCGAGCTTGGAGAAATCACGCAATACGGTTTTACGGATCTCTTCGATCTCTCGTCGCCGTGGAACAACACGCAGCGCCTTCGCGATCGCATCGTGTCGGGCGAAATTGCGGGCCCGCGAATCAAATCGACCGGCGAAGGATTGGTTCCCCTCGGCGGATCGCCATCGCCGGAAGTCTTTCGCGCGCTCGGCCTGATGGAAACGATGCTGACCGAAGTGTCGACCGTCGAGCAGGCGCGCGACGCCGCAAAGAAGCTGCTCGCACGGGGAGTTGACGCGCTGAAGATTTTTGCATCGTCGCCATTGGCCGGCCAGCTCAGTCGTGAGGCGATCGGCGCGGCGGCAGACGAAGCGCACCTCGAGGGCAAGCTCGTCTTTGCCCACCCCAATACGGCGTTCGACATTTCCGCGGCATTGGCGGGCGGCGTCGACATTATCGCGCACACGACCCCGCGTTCGAGCCCGTGGAGCGAAGATATTTTAGAGAGAATGCGCACGGCGGGTGTCGCGCTCATTCCGACGCTGACGGTCTGGAAGAGCATGATGCGTCACGATCGCATTTCGGCGCGCGACCACGCCGTTACCGCGGCGGTCGGCGAACTGCGGGCGTGGTTGAAAACTGGCGGCGAAGTGTTATTCGGAACGGACGCCGGCGCGATGGAGTGGGATCCGACCGACGAATATCGCCTCATGGCCGATGCGGGAATGAGCGCCGCACAGATCTTGAAC
This Candidatus Eremiobacterota bacterium DNA region includes the following protein-coding sequences:
- a CDS encoding amidohydrolase family protein encodes the protein MEDVDDLALTGAIVYQSPEEKLDDGVVLVRRGRIANVGHRGAVEIPAGTRAIDCNGCAITPGFWNSHVHFHERKWADAESIPASELERELGEITQYGFTDLFDLSSPWNNTQRLRDRIVSGEIAGPRIKSTGEGLVPLGGSPSPEVFRALGLMETMLTEVSTVEQARDAAKKLLARGVDALKIFASSPLAGQLSREAIGAAADEAHLEGKLVFAHPNTAFDISAALAGGVDIIAHTTPRSSPWSEDILERMRTAGVALIPTLTVWKSMMRHDRISARDHAVTAAVGELRAWLKTGGEVLFGTDAGAMEWDPTDEYRLMADAGMSAAQILNSLTIAPAQRFSKEAMAGRIAAGSPATLVVLRGDPSTNVSALADVRYTMRDGKIIYGG